The Candidatus Palauibacter soopunensis region GAGCGCGTTGAAGACCTGTCCGTTGAGCGGCTCGGCCGAACCGTGCCGGGAGGTGAGCGGGGCGAGGTGGTTCGCGCGATAGTCGTCGGTCGCGAGGTGCAGGATCGACTTGTCGGTGCGTTCGCTCAGCCAGACGACGGCGGCGGTCTCGCGCTCCGCCGTCCACTCCACGTCACCCACGAGCCACGGCGTGCGGACGCGGGTGAGATCGGAAGCGGCGGCCGGATCGAGATAGACGGTCGCATGGGCGTGCTGTTGGAGGAAGGTCGCCGCGACGTCCGCGTGGACCTCTCCCTCGACGGCTCGACGCACGATCCCGGCCTTGTGTTCCCCGGTCGCGAGCAGGACGACCTCCCGCGCTTCGAGGATCGTGGCCACGCCCATCGTGATCGCCTGCGGGGGCACGTTCTCCTCGCCGAAGAAATCGGCCGCGGCATCGCTCCGGGTGACGGTGTCCAGGTAGAGCCGCCGGGTGCGCGAGTCGCGCTCGGACCCCGGCTCGTTGAAGCCGATGTGACCGCTGCGCCCGATCCCGAGAATCTGGAAGTCGATCCCGCCCGCCTCCCGGATTCGGCGCTCGTAATCGACGCAGTGTCCCTCGACCTCCGCTTCCGGTACGTCGCCGCGAGGGATGTGACAGTGCTCCGGCGCAATGTTCACGTGGTCGAACAGGTGCTCCCGCATGTAGCGGTGATAGCTGTGGAGGCTGCCGGGCCGCATCGGGAAGTACTCGTCGAGGTTGAAGGCGACCGCGTTGGAGAAGTCGAGTCCTTCGTCGCGGTGCAGGCGGATGAGTTCCCGATAGACGCCGACGGGCGTGGCGCCGGTCGCGAGGCCGAGAACGGCGGGGCGCCCGTTCTCGGCCCTCTCCCGCAGGAGCGTGGCGATCCGCCCGGCGACTTCGGCGGCGATGCTGTCGTGGTCCGGCATGACCCGGACGGGCACGCGTTCCCTGCGCGCGTGCGCGGCGCCGCTCATCCGATCACCCGCCGGCCGTGGCTCCTCCACATGACACTAGGGGACCTTCTGCTCCGGGAGCAGCACGAACCGGGCGTACTGGTCGGTGCGGAGGTAACGGACGGCGGCCTCCCGCACCTGCTCCGCGGTCCAGCGTTCGATCCACTCGTAGCTCGGGATCCCGTTCAGGTCCCGGCCGGCCCGTTCGAAGGAGGCCAACTGCGACAGCCAATACCGGTTCTCCTGCAGGTTCGTCTCCTTCGTGCGCCGCTGCGTTTCCCGGACCTTGTCGACGGTCTCCGCGTCCGGTCCCTCCGCCTTCAGGCGTTCGATCTCCTCGAACACGGCGTCGGACAACTCCTCGGCGCGTTCCGGATCCGAGCCGAAGGAGATCGTGAAGCGGTACTCCTCATCGGGCCGGTAGCTCAGCGATCCGCGGACGCCGACGCCGTACGTGCCGCCCATGTCTTCGCGCAGTATTTCCCGGAGGCGGATGTCCAGGACGTCCGCCATGGCCGAGATCGCGTTCGACTCCTCCAGCGAGTATGCCGCTTCGCCCGCGAAGATGATCTGCGTCCGGCTCTGCGGCTCCAGACCCTTGTACACCGTCGTTTCGATCGTCCCGGCGGGCGGATCGATTCCGAGATCGCGCCAGTCCTCGACGCGCCCGAGATTCGGAAGCGCCCCGAGATACTGCTCCACGAGCGGCCGCATCGTCGCGAGATCGAAGGCCCCCGTGAAGTAGAACGTGAAGTCGCTGGCGTCCGCGAACCGGTCGCGGTAGAGGTCGTAGGCCGCGTCGAGGTCGGCCTCTTCGAGGTTGCTCGCGAGCTGCGACAGCCGAAGGACCCTCGGGTGCCCCTGGGACATGGTGGCCGAGATCGTGTCGGAGAACACGAAGTTGGGATTCGCGCCCACGTTCGCGAGCACCGCCATCTGCTGGGCCTTCATCGCCTCGAACATCGTCTCGTCCCGGCGCGGCGCGGAAAAGTACAGGTACATGAGTTGGAACGCCGTTTCCACGTCCTGCGGAGACGCCGATCCTCCCAGCCCCTCGGAAAGCGACCCCACCGACGGCGAGACCCGTACCGCCTTCCCGGCCAGCTTCTTCCCGAGCGCGGTCTGATCGAAGTCGCCGACGCCGGACTGGCCCACCACGTTCAGAGCGAACGAGACTCTCCGGAAGAGATCGTCGGAAACGGTCGACGTACCGCCGGGACTCGTCGCGGAGAAGAGGATCTCGTCGTCCTTGAAGTCCGTCGGCTTCAGAACGACCCGGACGCCGTTCTCGAGCGTCCATATCGTGACGCCCACCTCGTCGAGGACCTCCTCGCTCGCCACGGGCATCCCGTCGGGAGCGACGGGAAGGAGCGGGGCGTCGGCCGCCTCGTCCTCGTAGGCCTCGACCTCTCGCCCACCCACCGCGGCGAACACATTCAGGAGGTCTTCCTCCGCGGGAGGTTCCAGTCCCTCCTTCGCCGGCGCGCTGGCGAGGACGACGCGTCCCTGCTCGGCCAGCCACGCCTGGGCGATGCCGTTCGTCTCCTCGAGCGTGATGCCGGGGAGGAAGGCGTCCACCAACTCCATCTGCGTCTCGAGACTCGGGTAGGCGCTCCCCTGGAGAAACACCTGTATATAGCGGCTCGCGAGCGACGCGGACTCCTGGTTCTCCCGCTCGGCCAGACGGCGTTCGTATCCCCGCCGGGTGTTGGTCTTTTCGCGCTCCAGCTCGCTCGCGGTGAACCCGTTCTGAACCACGCGCTCGGCCTCGGTGAGGAGAGCTTCGAGCCCGCGCTCGATCCCGCCCTCGGCGACGAGCGCGACGAGTTGATAAGCATCCACGCCGCGCGCGAACTGCCCCTGGCCCGAAAAACTGAACATGAACGGCGGGTCGGCCTGGAGCCGGAGTTCGTTCAGCCGCGCGTTCAGCATGCCGGAGTAGAGCCCTTCGACCAGGCCGCGGCGGAAGTCGCCGATCGTGCCGCGCGGGGCGGGCGGCTGCTTGTACAGGACGCCGACCTGACTCCCCTGCGCCTCGGGGTCGGTCACAATTGTGACGAGCGGCGGATGGTCAATCGGGACTTCGGCCGCGATCCGGGGACGCGGCTCCGCGGGCCCGGTCAGCCCTCCGAACCGCTCGCGAATCGTCGCTTCGATAACGGCGCCGTCGAAATCGCCGACGGCGATGATCGCCATCAGATCCGGCCGGTACCAGTCTTCGTAAAAGCTGCGCAGCCGCTCGGCGGGGGCCGTCTCGAGGATCTCCGTCTTCCCGATCGGGAGTCGCTCCGCATACAGCGACCCCTGGAAGAGGACCGGGAACTGCTGGTCCTGTATCCGCGCTCCGGCTCCTCGCCGTCCGCGCCATTCCTCGATCACAACGCCGCGCTCCTTGTCCACCTCCTCCGGGTCGAAGAGCACGCCCTGGGCCCAGTCCTCGAGGATCCGGAACGCGGTGACCAGCATCTCCGGGTCGTCCATCGGCACCTGGAGCATGTAGACCGTCTCGTCGAAGCTCGTATACGCGTTGATATCGGGGCCGAACTGCATCCCGATCGACTCGAGATAGTCGACGAGCGCCTGCTTCTCGAAGTTCTCCGTGCCGTTGAACGCCATGTGCTCGACGAAATGCGCCAGCCCGAGCTGGTCCTCGTCTTCGAGGATGGAGCCGGCGTTCACGACGAGGCGCAGTTCCGCCCGGTTCTCCGGCTCATTGTTCTCGCGCACGAAGTAGCGCAGGCCGTTGTCCAGCGTGCCGGTAATGACGGCCGGGTCCGGCGGAATCGGATCCGCCGGGGCCGGCGTCTGCCCGGCCGCTCCGGGGGCGGAGAGGGAGGAGACAAGGGTGACGGCGATCAACACAAAAGCGAAACGGAGCAAGCGGGACGTCTTCATCGATAACTCTCGGCAGAGGGAGTGGCCTCCAGTGTGGAAGCCGCCAAGATAGCCGACGTTCCCTGGGAGCGCATATAGTACGGGAAGGGGAGGAACGCACAGTGCTCAACCTCGGTTCGACATGAGATGGCGCAGCGTCTTCACGCTGGCGAAGGTCGTAGGCTGTATCCTCGCCACCGTGGCCGTCATCGCGGTGCTCGCCTGGACGCAGGCCCAGCCCTCCACCTCGACGGTGGTTGACGAAACGGGCGGGGTCGGGACGGAATCGGCCGCGCCCTCGGAGGGAGCCGCCTGGATCCCGGAGGACTGGGCGATTTTCGAGGAGAAAGTGCGCTTTGCCGCGGAGCGCGGGCTCGCGGAGATGGACGTGGGCGACGCCATCGCGCAGCTTGCCGAGACCTTCGTCGGGACGACGTACGAGCCCGGCACGCTCGAAGTCCCCGGACCCGAGCGGCTCGTGATCAACTTCCGCGAACTCGACTGCGTGACCCTCGTGGAGACCGTCCTCGCCCTGACGCGGTTCGTCCGCGAGGAGGGCGTCAACGTCCTCTCGGATCCTCCCGCCGCGCAGGCCCGCTACGAGGCCCATCTGACGGCGCTCCGATACCGCGGGGGCCAGCTCGACGGATACCCGAGCCGGCTGCACTACTTCTCGGAGTGGCTCGCGGACAACGACGCCCGGGGAGTCGTGCGCATCACGACCGGGGAACTGGATCCCGCCCTCGATCCGGAGCCCGTGAACTTCATGTCCCGGCACCCCGAAGCGTATCGGCAACTGGCCGAGCCCGGCGTGCTCCGGGCCATCGCGGCCACCGAGGCGCGGCTCGACGAAGGACCCGGCCGGGAGTACGTGCCGCAGGACCGGATCGCGCAGGTGGCCGACCGGATCCGCGACGGCGACGTGATCGCGGCCACTTCGACCGTGGAAGGGCTGGACGTGGCCCACACCGGATTCGCCGTGTGGCGCGACGGGGCGCTTCACCTCCTTCACGCCCCCCTGGTCGGCAAGTCCGTGGAAATCTCGGAACGCCCGCTCGCGGAGCGGATCCTCTCCATCGACTCCCAGGACGGCATCATGGTCGCGCGCCCCGTCGACCCGCCGCGCCGGTAGCCCGGGCGGCCGCAACGGTAGTGCACGCGGCCCCGCCATCATGGCCGGGGCCGCCCCGCGCCCGGGCCGCCCCGCGCTCGACGGCTAGTTGATCGTGTACGTCACCCCAACCTTGATCCGCCGTCCCTTGGGATCGTGCGTGAAGCCATCGTACGAGGTCTCCCAGTTGACGAGGGGCGGAGGCGTTCCCAGCAAGTTGAACCCTGTGACGAAACCATCGATTTGGTCGGTGACCTTCATCATCAGCGTCGCGTCCAGCGTGCCGAAGGAATCGATCACGCGATAATTCTCGTCGGCGGAGTCCGGATCGTCGTAGGAGGAGATGTAGTAAAAGGATCCGATCGCCGAGAGACGCTCCGTGTGGAACCCGACGGAAGCCGTCCACTTCCACTGCGGAAGAGGCCACGCGATGGGGTTGTTCCGGTTGAGAAGTCCGGCCCCGCTGGTCGCCGCCTGCAGCTCCACGCCTCCTCGCGTGAGCGCAAGGATGTCGTACTTGTGCGTGTAGGTGCCATCGATCCCGAATGACATCTCGGCGCTCCCCACCGGCTGGCGCGTCGACAAACTCCAGTCCAGGCCGGATGTCTTCATGCCCGGCCAGTTCACGAGGTCGATCCGAATACGTTCGATGAAAGCCGCGTCGCACGTTCCCGTCCCCCAACCGTCCGGACACCTGATGAACTCCTTCACGGCCTCCCGGCTGGCGCCGCCCTCGTCGTAGAGCCTCGTGACGGCCGTATAGGGAACGACGTTGATGATGTCCTTGAAGTCGTACGTCCAGTAGTCGAACGTCGCCTGCGTACGACTCGGGAAATGGAAGAGGACGAGGCCAACGTTCCCCGTGGTGGCCCGTTCCGGCACCAGATCCTCGCTCCCGTACGTATCCACCGCCTTGTAGACATCCGTCTCCCACACATACTCGAGAGCCGTGATCTTGTCCGTGTTGACATCATCGACGGACGGGACGCGGAACGTGGATTGCAGGGATGCCCGCGCCGAGAGCTGATAGTCGTCGGAGTCCAGCAACCGGATGGCGAGGGCCGCCTTCGGGTCGAAGCTGCTGGCAACATCGTGGAACTCATAGTTGGCGGCGAACTGAAGATCCACCCGATCGCCGAGGTTTATCGGCAACTCACCGTAGAACCGATGGACCGT contains the following coding sequences:
- a CDS encoding N-acetylmuramoyl-L-alanine amidase-like domain-containing protein → MRWRSVFTLAKVVGCILATVAVIAVLAWTQAQPSTSTVVDETGGVGTESAAPSEGAAWIPEDWAIFEEKVRFAAERGLAEMDVGDAIAQLAETFVGTTYEPGTLEVPGPERLVINFRELDCVTLVETVLALTRFVREEGVNVLSDPPAAQARYEAHLTALRYRGGQLDGYPSRLHYFSEWLADNDARGVVRITTGELDPALDPEPVNFMSRHPEAYRQLAEPGVLRAIAATEARLDEGPGREYVPQDRIAQVADRIRDGDVIAATSTVEGLDVAHTGFAVWRDGALHLLHAPLVGKSVEISERPLAERILSIDSQDGIMVARPVDPPRR
- a CDS encoding insulinase family protein, whose product is MKTSRLLRFAFVLIAVTLVSSLSAPGAAGQTPAPADPIPPDPAVITGTLDNGLRYFVRENNEPENRAELRLVVNAGSILEDEDQLGLAHFVEHMAFNGTENFEKQALVDYLESIGMQFGPDINAYTSFDETVYMLQVPMDDPEMLVTAFRILEDWAQGVLFDPEEVDKERGVVIEEWRGRRGAGARIQDQQFPVLFQGSLYAERLPIGKTEILETAPAERLRSFYEDWYRPDLMAIIAVGDFDGAVIEATIRERFGGLTGPAEPRPRIAAEVPIDHPPLVTIVTDPEAQGSQVGVLYKQPPAPRGTIGDFRRGLVEGLYSGMLNARLNELRLQADPPFMFSFSGQGQFARGVDAYQLVALVAEGGIERGLEALLTEAERVVQNGFTASELEREKTNTRRGYERRLAERENQESASLASRYIQVFLQGSAYPSLETQMELVDAFLPGITLEETNGIAQAWLAEQGRVVLASAPAKEGLEPPAEEDLLNVFAAVGGREVEAYEDEAADAPLLPVAPDGMPVASEEVLDEVGVTIWTLENGVRVVLKPTDFKDDEILFSATSPGGTSTVSDDLFRRVSFALNVVGQSGVGDFDQTALGKKLAGKAVRVSPSVGSLSEGLGGSASPQDVETAFQLMYLYFSAPRRDETMFEAMKAQQMAVLANVGANPNFVFSDTISATMSQGHPRVLRLSQLASNLEEADLDAAYDLYRDRFADASDFTFYFTGAFDLATMRPLVEQYLGALPNLGRVEDWRDLGIDPPAGTIETTVYKGLEPQSRTQIIFAGEAAYSLEESNAISAMADVLDIRLREILREDMGGTYGVGVRGSLSYRPDEEYRFTISFGSDPERAEELSDAVFEEIERLKAEGPDAETVDKVRETQRRTKETNLQENRYWLSQLASFERAGRDLNGIPSYEWIERWTAEQVREAAVRYLRTDQYARFVLLPEQKVP
- the nagB gene encoding glucosamine-6-phosphate deaminase; amino-acid sequence: MSGAAHARRERVPVRVMPDHDSIAAEVAGRIATLLRERAENGRPAVLGLATGATPVGVYRELIRLHRDEGLDFSNAVAFNLDEYFPMRPGSLHSYHRYMREHLFDHVNIAPEHCHIPRGDVPEAEVEGHCVDYERRIREAGGIDFQILGIGRSGHIGFNEPGSERDSRTRRLYLDTVTRSDAAADFFGEENVPPQAITMGVATILEAREVVLLATGEHKAGIVRRAVEGEVHADVAATFLQQHAHATVYLDPAAASDLTRVRTPWLVGDVEWTAERETAAVVWLSERTDKSILHLATDDYRANHLAPLTSRHGSAEPLNGQVFNALISKIRGKSRLPRGQNIVVFSPHPDDDVISMGGLLRKLVENGNHITVAYQTSGNIAVFDHEVRRYLDFLRRAAGIIDLGDAANLGGVLRSLEDRLARKEPGDIDPGVVQQLKRIIRETEATAAIESLGLSADRARFLNQPFYQTGAVRKNPITSEDVEIVERLLEEVRPTIVFAAGDLSDPHGTHRMCLETVDAALARYRGDPPWLWLYRGAWQEWNLDEATVLVPLSEGELHGKVQAIFRHESQKDLAPFPGPDPREFWQRVVERNRNTANRLAALGLPAYYAIEAYVTLREGQRVEGPEIPTSSLADEEA